One genomic window of Dunckerocampus dactyliophorus isolate RoL2022-P2 chromosome 7, RoL_Ddac_1.1, whole genome shotgun sequence includes the following:
- the entpd3 gene encoding ectonucleoside triphosphate diphosphohydrolase 3 encodes MASKGKIGYKCRIAAVLLLLLASIAALIAVAVIQGNWRSKEYTLEYGIVIDSGSSRSNIYVYEWPGEKENETGVVTEKLNCRVAGAGISDMKIDPKKDAQSWEGFKECMKNVSATIPAKKHKTTPLFLGATAGMRLLQEKEPQRANEILESLREYLQSLPFDFQNASIITGQEEGLFGWITVNYLLGNFLEKNLWNTYARPQASKTMGSMDLGGASTQIAFAVEDKLMGPDYMHIKLYGYSYNVYTHSFLCYGKNEAEKKILDKVIQGSSSNSDYITNPCYPVGFNMTMKASSIYDTECTKIPKNYSLNQDYFMVGSGDSDQCRRVVESIFDFSPCSSAHCSFNGVEQPPVTGEFLAYAGYFYIARALLMNESSEWIRPSEYDEFSSLTTQFCNTPWSVLRMEKTWIYDKHLRTYCFASHYIFTLLTNGYKFDKDTWTSIHFDREVKNTSVGWSLGYMLSSSNMIPSEVKEVLPLTDPVFAGLIFLFSALTIVTVTCIFIILIRMCY; translated from the exons atggcTTCCAAGGGGAAAATAGGCTACAAGTGTCGCATAGCCGCAGTtctgctcctcctcctggcCAGCATTGCTGCTCTCATTGCGGTCGCCGTCATCCAGGGCAACTGGAGGTCCAAAGAGTATACCTTAGAG TACGGCATAGTGATCGACTCAGGATCATCCCGGTCCAACATCTATGTGTACGAGTGGCCCGGGGAGAAGGAGAATGAAACAGGAGTGGTGACGGAGAAACTGAATTGTAGGGTTGCAG GTGCTGGAATATCAGACATGAAAATCGACCCAAAGAAAGACGCACAATCATGGGAAGGCTTCAAAGAATGCATGAAAAATGTCTCTGCGACCATTCCTGCGAAAAAGCACAAAACCACCCCTCTCTTTTTGGGAGCCACTGCTGGAATGAGATTGTTACA AGAGAAGGAGCCACAGCGGGCCAATGAAATCCTGGAAAGTCTGAGAGAATACCTGCAGTCTCTGCCCTTTGACTTCCAAAATGCATCCATCATTACTGGTCAGGAGGAAGGACTTTTTGGGTGGATTACTGTCAACTATCTCTTGGGAAACTTCCTTGAG AAAAACCTATGGAATACCTACGCTCGTCCACAGGCCTCAAAGACGATGGGCTCAATGGACCTTGGTGGTGCATCGACACAGATCGCCTTTGCCGTTGAGGATAAGCTGATGGGACCTGACTATATGCACATCAAACTGTACGGTTACTCTTACAATGTCTACACTCACAGTTTCCTCTGCTATGGCAAAAATGAGGCTGAGAAGAAGATTCTGGACAAAGTCATTCAG GGATCATCATCAAACAGTGACTACATTACCAACCCCTGCTACCCAGTGGGCTTCAACATGACCATGAAGGCCTCATCCATTTATGACACAGAGTGCACAAAGATACCAAAAAACTACAGCCTGAATCAAGACTACTTCATGGTGGGATCGGGCGACTCAGACCAATGTAGGAGAGTAGTGGAATCCATATTTGATTTCAGCCCATGTTCTTCTGCCCACTGTTCCTTCAATGGAGTCGAGCAGCCGCCAGTCACTGGGGAATTCTTG GCATACGCAGGGTACTTCTACATTGCCAGAGCTCTGCTGATGAACGAATCGAGTGAATGGATCAGACCATCAGAGTATGATGAATTCAGCAGCTTAACCACCCAATTTTGCAACACGCCTTGGAGTGTG cTAAGGATGGAAAAGACATGGATCTACGACAAACACCTTCGCACTTACTGCTTTGCTTCACATTACATCTTCACTTTGCTGACCAACGGTTACAAGTTTGACAAAGACACATGGACAAGCATTCACTTTGACAGAGAG GTGAAGAACACCAGTGTAGGTTGGAGTTTGGGCTACATGCTAAGTAGCTCCAATATGATCCCGTCGGAGGTGAAAGAAGTCCTCCCGTTGACCGATCCTGTCTTTGCTGGCCTTATCTTTTTATTTTCAGCTCTAACCATTGTTACTGTCACCTGCATTTTCATTATTCTTATTCGCATGTGCTACTGA